In Diadema setosum chromosome 2, eeDiaSeto1, whole genome shotgun sequence, the DNA window CTATGAATGTGTCACGTTTAATGAAGCTGCACATTACTGTGTTTCAATTATTAAAAAACCCAGCATATAACCACCTTTGGTGACATCAGGTTAGCTGGATTAAATACTGaggaaattttcattttttttttttttttttttttgtgtgtgtgtaagattaccatattatgaaaaaaatgaatgagtgGATTCTAATCACATAATGCTTCTGACATCCATGGCAGTGGAGtatagagacaaaaaaaaaagaaaaaaacaacaacaacaaaacaaaagtgagtAAAACTTTCTTTCCCTTCGCACTGTTTCCTCCAGACAGACAGTCACACTCAAGCTTTCAATGTGCAATAATTTGATGTCAGCATTTATTTCTTACTGGAGATGGTGCAAGAGTACTACAATTCTGCATAATATGGgctccattttatcaaaagatataatcaattataaatttccctaacacacaggctgccatagacttacgatagaaatcaactatataatcaactacagtttgacctcgattttccggcctccttttatccagaaatctctattatccggacgcgttcacgcagtgaaggacttttttttttcatccaaaaattgagaaaaaacagtgaatttcatggatctatttcactaatttcaaaagatgtgcatgataggtttctcaatatctaatgaggtaaaacatgtatgattttcacataaagatatactttatttttgtgaagaagggactacaattttgcgcaggctagcatagttTACACCATCGTTGCAGGATAcactacctgcctagctgccagtgcactgggacggcagcttggatggcagctatatacacactgtacattaacattgtgtctcccatatccggccaattcgcttatccggatgagcacCGGATAATTGAGGTTGAACTGTATAACTCTTCATAAGACAGGGCCAAGAGCTTTATATGAACATGACACAATGATTGATCTTAAATGTTCTCAAGATTTATGCAAACATTCAGGCTGTGCTTATGCATTTACTGTCAAAGTAAAATTCATTCTGATGATAGTCAACCATGAAATAAGTGGTAGGGATTGCACCAAGTTTAATAAAGCTATAACACACTTGTGGTCAAGAGTCACCTCTATGATCATTACAAGTATTTCAAAGAACCataagctattttgaccccttcaaggcccaaggggggcacattgtgtcCCCCACCTGATTTCTTTACTATTTGATGTACCACTGTCACATTTGACACATgagtagagcaactcatactctgcATGGTGCAACATCTGTGCTTTCTCAAGTTCCCTCATTGAGGGCGCTATACACTGGTGTACATAGGAAATACTAGTACAACTATATGCTACAATCATGggttttctttataattttctTACCCCAGATGTATATAGATCTTTATTTCAGACCAATCATttccatatttgccacaaaaGGAAAGCAAGTCAAACTTCACTATcatttatggttgaaatttctcaaggttaCCAAATGGGGgtgctattcattacaatataaagaaatgtatactgtatacgccgaatatttcgcgaggtgtttattttcgcaaatttcgcgagtcagctgctatttgcgaaattaaaaacacgcgaaaatattgactcttatAATGCCGATacgaatgtgacgtacgcgtatacatttctctgttcagtacaggactccatgatcgtgaatttaaccactcacaaaattgtcgggaagtcccgattcgcgaaaatttagactcgcgaaatatatggcgtatacagtattagcTTTATAGGGTAAATGAATCATTCATGACACAAACAGTTCCTGGTACGATTCCATTTGATAAAGATGAATCTTAAAAGTGGTACATCTCTGAATTTTGCAAACATCTGCATTCAATCTCCAAATGTGTGGTGATTCTCTTGTTTCCTCAGGTGTTGAAATACAGGAAATTTAACATAgtaaataaaacatgaaatcaatGTATTAAGAGCTCTGTTAAAAGAATCCCTCTTACATTCAAAGTGTGATGCAGCCTATCACAAAGAGTAACCTTGTATTTGTCCTGAAATAAACCCTTGAATGACTGCTGTCAAGTTCTGCATCAAACTTCCCAGATTTCCAGCAAGGGGAAATGATATGTTGATggatttctatttttctctGTAGGAAGGATTTTCCTCATACCTTTGAAAGTAGAAATATAGGCAATATACTTCCATTCAAACTAAAGCATTTTGATCTAAAACTCAATTTTCAGACAAGATTGTTACAGTGTTCACTCTGTATGCAATGATAAATTTTTGTTCGAGATGCTCACAATGCTCTGAAAACCAGAATTACCACAATTCACATCTGCAATGTAATAAAACACATAATTGATTTCAATTGTTTATATGCCTGCTTCCATTTGTAAGCAAACAAATTATGCATATTTGCTGCATCACAATTAAAGACTAAACAAGACAGCCAGCTTGACAATATTCCAAGATAGGAGTACTGATAGGGTATATTTGATATGAGACATCACATGTTCGTAGTATACTGATACATATCAATCATAATACACAGACACAATGACAATCACTGTTCGTACTTCAATTTACCATCTCCAAATAAAGTAGCACCATGAAATCTTGCAACATAACAGATAAAGATAAAAGAACGGAGTCATTTCAAAAGCTTTGTGGTGCTTGCCTAACATAGTCTATTCACCTCTTGGGATAAAGAAGGAAGGAGAAACCCAACAAAAAGAAACACTTTGTTGCACTGGACGGCACTGTAAATGAGGCATCAAGAATAAAGAAGGGGAAAGAGCAAAGTGGGTTATGAAAACACTGCTGCTTTTGAATCCATTTTGATGGATATTGAACTACATTAAGAAGTCTACATGTCTGACAAATTATAGAAAGGAGTTCAATATTCCTGCAATTCAGAAAAGGCAGAAACTGAAATTTAtgacttcatttcatttgcacTCATATGTGAATCCAATTATAAATACATCTATTAAAAAATTTAATCAATATGTTGACTAGTTGGCCTTTCTGCTTTGTATTCCAAAGTAAAGTTGCAACATATAAGAAAGGAGATTTAAACTCCTGTCCACGCAGAATCTGTATTACTATTAAAGTGTTCACATAAATAACTTGATGCTCTACTGATAATGGGTGCAAAGTGGATGCTAATACATTCTGTCTGTATTGAATGTATGTGTCTACCAAGAGCAGCATACATTTCCACCAACtcttcagcaaaaaaaaaaaaaagaagctcaaCTGTAGTGTATTAGATAACTGTAGTGTGCATCAAATACCTTGACACGCTAAAATTGTATGTTTCTATCATTTCAAAACTTTCCTAATGTATCACTGCAAATTGCTGTTCTTCAAAGACAGGGGGCTTTGATTTTGTACATGCTGTGgcaaaatgtatgtacatgcataacTCTTACTGAGGAAAAATTACAGATTGgcttgaatttcattttttttttttcaattataaaTGTGTACTTCAGTCTTTCTCTAATGGATATAAATTGTCTTTATGTGATAAACATTTCCTTTAATGCAATAAGGCTGTAATTCATTCAGCAAATCAGTTTCATGTAAACATACATGCAATTTTAAACAttcaagcaaaaaaagaaaaagaaaaaagaaaatacaaactgttttcatgaaaaagatGACAAATGCACTTAGTACTCTGAGTTTGACTCTAGTCTTCAAATATCAATTCATTTGCAATTACCATCATACTATGGACATTAAATGCCATGACAATATCTATTTAATACTCAAGTACTCttttaaaaatagaaagaatcACACAGATGTTACAATCTCCTTTGCCTACAATCCATCTCACATCGCCAGTCCATAAGAGCCTACATACTCAGGCATAAATGTGTGCAGTAGTAAAACAGCATAAAAATGcagagtacatgtactttcagcTTTGGTTACGATAGTGCCTACAATACTTTTTACAATCAACCTTCAGTGGCTTGGTGCATTGTGTGATATGTTCACCCATAAGATACATAAAAAAGTTTAGCCATGCCACAAGGATGCACCACTACCAATACCAGAACATATCTAACATATACAATgagaaatatggaaaaaaaaaatcctctacAATAAAGTATTGCAAGTTACATATAAGTCAGTTGCAAAGTACAAAAGTATCACGTTTTAAGCCAGACGCTTGAGGCTGTGCTATTACAAGAATCCTTTTGACTTGCCTTCCTCCTGCAATTCATCCATAAGCCAGCTGCATTGCTTTGTATCATGGTGCCTGCTCACAGGAGTGATAAACATACCAAATTTTCCACTTTGGAATGAGTAGTCAGCCTTACATCTTACATTACATCATATCTTAACAGCCCTTCACTGAGCAACAATTTACAATCAATTAGGCTACCCCAACACTCAACACAAGTCATCAATATAAGCTTttgtgatgaaataaatgtgcaCTGAcgtatcgtcgctggggtgacaagaccttgtatctgcaatttcggtgaaaatgacttttttggattaatggtcaaataatgtgttaagtgatgtcctgtccaaatcccaactgtcttactccaaaaatgaagtcaccacggcatgtcaaaggaaaggctttcccattcgcTACAGTGcattggccgccatgttttttggctctcctgaacatttgacatattgtagatacgaggtcttgtcgccccagtgaCGATATACACTTGTGTTCTTGCTTACCTGTAGAATGCATCTGGCATGCTTTTATTGCACTTAGAGTGGCATGGCTGGAACGGTTCATCACTACTGAAGGAAGGACAACATACCACACAATTCATACAACTTACGCAATtcacatcattatttttttttttttttttgtaactattAAATTTGGCAGCACAAGGCAAGAAACACCTCCAAATATGGCACAAGGATCAATGTCAAAGATAGGTTAAGTACATAATGGCCTTTAAGACAAGCTATATCAACAAACAGCATGATACGTGTGTTTCTTCTTAGACAAATATGTAGTGTGTCTACATCGAATCACTCTAACATGCACCTGACTAAACATAATACCAGCATGATGCTGTAATATCTTAGTAATAATGTTCAAGGAAAGGTAAAATAGCTTAGTTTAGACATACCACAGTGAAAAATGAATGCTAAGATTCTGCGAAATATTACATGAAATTTCTCCAATTATTGCATTAGTTTacctcttgtgtgtgaatataatTTAGTGCCGTCTTACTCATGTACACAGATTACTTCAAATTTTATATAAGCTTGGCAAGATTGTATTCAACATAGGCTACAACATTAATGATGTCAGGTATATGCTATGGTAAAAGTCTCATTCTCGACTTCAGATAATTTCCATTGAGTCTATCTTATTGCGATGCTTCCTGCTGATTGCACAATCCCCACAGTGTATAAACACATCACAATAATGCACAGGTGTGTGAATCACATTTTGGCATTAGGCTTCCCTCATACACAAATGTCATGCTTTTTTACCAGTCCTTGGCATGTAATAATATTTTGCAGGTACATTGGCAACCATTTGCTAGCAAGGAAATTaggatttcttttctttgctaAGTACTAGACATAATTGTACTGCATTACATAATTTTCTGCATATGACCGTGTCTTGAAGTACTATCCAGATATACAAACAGGTGACTAAGAAATTGATGTAGCTGCAACTATGACGGTCATGTTACCTCAATCCTGCAGAAGGTGTACAATTGATCAAAAATCTTGTCACCTTTGCTCTGGCATTATCATGTATTAATGAACAATTTGACCCtgtcacagaaaaaacaaaactcaaactcaaacaacccaaaacaaaaactacatgTTAAATTTGACACAGCCAAGTGATTCAACACTCCAGTAGTAATAGGTAACTTGAACCACTACACTAGGATAAGTACAGTGTGTTTGAGAAAACTTAGTAATTATCCATCACTTTAGTCTATGGCTGCTTTGGCCTGCCTAAACGAAATGATTATGTCCACAGGGTTATGGCCACACGGTCATTTACACACTATGAGGGGTACAACTTTTAATCTGTATTCCCTCTCAGTGTATAAGTGACAGAACAATTGAAATGAGAGCAAGCTAATttcagagaaaaaagagagaaagagagagtggaGACAAACAACTTTGAGCTTGGATTTCACAGCCAGCTTCAAACTCGACACAGTTGCCATGACGACGAGCCTTTGTTGGTAGCAACCTGGTAGTCTGTCTCTCAGACATCGACCACTGGTGGAGTGAATCTCAGCTGGGGGACATCTGTGCTTCCAGTAGGCTGCAAGGCAAGAGAAAATATGGGAGACACCAGCATTTTATCATAACATCTCAATATGCCCCCTCAATATCACGATCTCAATATTACAACACAATATGTCCCCACTCCCGGGAGTATAAGGTTTAAAGGCACATAAACCCGGTGGTTTAGTCGACTGCGTACACGGGGGGCGCAAGGTGCAAGTTTCCTACAGAGACCTATGccatcgactcctctttagcgcttacgctttgacccatttccatgagtccgaagaagtccaatcCACTGTAGTTAGTGGTCCGATAACAGTTTGGCTCATAATTCGGCTGAGGATGACatctttagcaaacttcttctGTGATGTCATACCAAGAAGCATGCACCCTGGCatcactacagactgcgtgatgcgcaaaGACAATGAAGGCAACGCTACCTGGCAACACCTACTCTCTTCAcacttgatgacagctcaatttcggcaatctttgtatcaatgctgaCGGTGATCGGCACTATCATCCAACAACACCCCTGCAACTACCAGGTCTACACACCTTTAAGTTATCCCCCAAACAGACCCCAACTCAGACCTCTATCTGATCTATCCCTTAAAAAAAGTTTTGTCATCACACTCTTTTACTAATCTTATATTTACAAAGTTTCATCATCCCTAAtgtgatataattttttttttcattgcagtgAGACTGGGATTTTGTGTCTATCGGGTTTTGATCAGTTGAATACTGAATCAATGTCTGTTGTAcatacaaacaatgaaatatcatgatttatACGCTGTCTTACATGCAAACTTCTATTAATCAATTGTACAATGGTGGCAATTTGTTTGTAAACAATCCCAAAGGATCTGGAATAGCAGCTCTTGTTCAAGCGGAATTTATTCCTGGCTCATTTCAATGAATTTGAGATGCATTTGATTCAAGAAAGCTTTGAAACTGATGAAGGATATGGCCAGAACATTAAAACATTTTAAGGCTGGTGAGGTTAGATACTATACTGGTCATGGTTGTATGAAGAAGTTTTGCTGGACCCATGCATGGGACTGTTTCTTGTATGTAAGCCTATGGGGGGCTAGAGGAGTACAAACATAAGGTTAGTATGAAAGAGGGCTTTACTCTGGATGCCTGTATGGCCTGTGTCTGGTGGTTTGCTTGGGTCCTGGGGTCTGTCAGTAGCTCAGTCTCCCAGTCCTCCCCCTCAGCTGGGTCAAAGCTGTACATAGGCATCAGCTGGTGCCGTAGCTTGTCCAACCTGTAAAACAGTTAATGTTAATGAAGGATAATGTGCAATCACTACTGCAATACCAGCACCCTGAATACGAGACACACTGCCCAAAGTGGAATGAACCAGAACATGAATAAACTGGCAAGCTAAACACAGCAAAATGAGGCAGCTACTTTCTCCAACTTTTCTAAAGGACAGCAGGCTATAATAGGTCTGGATATCTGGGGAAGAGGAGGCCCTGCGGGTAAACTCTTGCAGCTTTACATGTGATAATTTCAGAAAATACAAGTTCATGCAGTTATCTCTTGCAAACTAATTACTTTTCAAACACTGTTGTGCTTTAGGATACAAGAATGTGCAAGCTGCAATATTTAAAAtcacaaatatatgaaacctgGAGAGAGGACATGTTTATTGTCTGCAGCGCTTGCTTTAACAATGACCAAGGAACTTTTGATACATCATGGGCCATGCACTCTATGGTGTATATTTGATAAACAGAAACTTAATCATATAATGACTTTACCTCAGCTTTTTGCGGCAGTATTTCCCAAAGAGAATAAAGAAGGAGATGATGAGACCAATACAGACTGGCACCACAAGGAAAACTGCAATGCTAACGTGTCCTTCTCCTTCAGACGTCTTTCTCGTTGGGTCCGCCGAGTGTTGGAGGCCGCCTTCCGGAGTTGTCAGAGTCACTGTAGCTGAGCTGCACTTTGAGCAAATGgacaaggatgatgatgagggtGACTGGGATGACGATGACAGAGACGTTGAAGGTAATGGTGAGGATGGctgtgatgatgatggcaaGAGAGAGCTGGTTGCTGATGATGCTGCCAGCGTCTGTGGTTCTGAGGCTGATGTGAGTGTTACTGTGGCTAGCGTTGGTTCTGTGCTGGTGTAGTTGCTCTTCTCTGTTACGACCGAAGTGTTTGCCTCTGATGGAGGGTTGAAGGTCACACCGACTTCTGGTGGCATGATGCCTTCAGGCTGTACAAGATCTGGTGTAGAACCATTACTGAAGAGTGGCGGCCATGTTGGAGTGAGTTTGGGTGGACTGCTAACAAAGGGTAAGGTATCCTTTATCTCAGACCCAATGACTTTATCAAGCAACCTGGTCTCATTCTGGCTAGCATCAGCAAGGATGAAGACAGCAAATATTCCAATGAATGTTAATACCTGTGACACTCCCATTCTGATTTCTTATCTGTGAGGATCTTTCATCATGTAATGGCAGCCTTCATACAGCAGCACTGGAATATGAACAGCAAGAAAAAATAGTTACATTTGTACTAACTGTATATCTATATCCATTCATTACACATTAAAATGCCATTATCTATGCATGTGCATATAGTTGTTAATTAAAGCTAAGGCCTAAATATCCTTAAGCATACTGTGATCCACAATAACAAATCAATAATGTTACCTTACACTGTTGAAAGCTATCATGGGTGCACAGTATGTGCTCGGTCACTGTTGTGTTGATGTGGGCCAAGTGCACATACATTGAACACTTCCAGTGAACTTTCAAAGGACTGTACAGTATGAGTAGGACCTCGATTATCTGGCCAGCGATCATCCGGATTCTCTGTTATCCAGATGTTGACTGgctgacattaaaaaaaaaaaaaaaaaaaagttcatgtattttcagtgccaaatctcactcaaaacaaacacatgttCAACCATTATCGTGCGAACAGGACATAATCCAATCATCACAGCAGACTGTACTTTTTAACTCAGTTAGTGAGATGATGTCAATGACTGGTGCTCATCACTGGCACTGAGCGCACAGCAGTGAATATAGTACAATGCAGCAACAACACTCGACGAGTCACAATTACCATTGTGTAGTGAACTGGTATAGTAGGCTCTAACATGCGTAGTCTACCCCTAGCATGATCCTAGCATGATATGCTAGAATTTAGAAAGTACTGTATTGGAGCAAATCTCTCTTAACCGACTTTATTGATTAACCAGATGCCCACTTGCCCCCGACATggctggataatcgaggtcctaCTGTGCACTGCATTTAACACAGAGTTCTTATTCTATCATTTTTTGAATCAGAGAGTTGTCAATAGCTGCAACAAACTACAGCTCATACGAGCTGTAACGGTTAGTTAACCACCACAAATCACCAATTAATGCCCCCACACTCCTACGCTTCAAATGACCATGAATTAGATCTTTCAGATCTGGATTTTCAAATGGGTCCCATACCACACTATCTACAATTCGTCGCTGGgttgacaagacctcgtatctcaaaaatgtcaaaatttttttttttagcttaatggtcaaataatgggtcaagtgatgtcttggccaaatcctaactgtcttactccaaaaatgaagccaccatgacatgtcaaagagaaggctttcccattcactatagtgctttggccgccatgtttttttgctctcctgaacatttgacaattttgagatacttacgaggttttgtcaccccagcgacgaattactgtacgagctgaaattttcgcgtacagatattttcgcgaattgcta includes these proteins:
- the LOC140246088 gene encoding uncharacterized protein — its product is MGVSQVLTFIGIFAVFILADASQNETRLLDKVIGSEIKDTLPFVSSPPKLTPTWPPLFSNGSTPDLVQPEGIMPPEVGVTFNPPSEANTSVVTEKSNYTSTEPTLATVTLTSASEPQTLAASSATSSLLPSSSQPSSPLPSTSLSSSSQSPSSSSLSICSKCSSATVTLTTPEGGLQHSADPTRKTSEGEGHVSIAVFLVVPVCIGLIISFFILFGKYCRKKLRLDKLRHQLMPMYSFDPAEGEDWETELLTDPRTQANHQTQAIQASRPTGSTDVPQLRFTPPVVDV